cttttttcatcgccgttgctccatcagtagttatgcagacaatatcttcttttagagataatccatgttcctccaatttgcagttgactacttctacacattttgtagctggcatacttcctgagacatgtgtgagtcctatattccaaattttcttttctgaatgaatatttatatttaaataacgtctatttcgtacacttgtccattcatcaaatgtgagactaaattttgtaccatttaattttaattctgttaattcttttttcagagaattgcgaacactgttactatagtttataacagttcttcttatagtattaatagatcttggaatatttttgaaacctcttgcaatcagtgactttctcaattcaattgaagtacaaaacactctgaacggcaaaccatctaatgctgtcattctagacagaacttcatcgaaacagtcggtttttctattgaaaaaatctgtaatttgcgatgtctttggtttcgtaatatcatttttaggtgagttagaatttgtctcggattcttttcttttcaataaattaatattatatagtgtttttaaatgtgtatgtagtccgcttgtacttcctccaaaaactttaattatcctcgaacatgttttgcatctcgccagcatacttttttcatcatataaatagtaaaaccaagccgaagtattatcggcagattttctatgttctttgaagtcattcgtattattcattacggataaatgaaactaaaaacatatacatacgttacacgtgtaaatattttgaacaatgaagcataatatataatgtgtccttacctatgaaaaagaaactcaccaatttaaaaaatatctaaatgtataatataaatatttaaaacactgcgcacaatttcactaggacaaacggaagagacaattcgttcgcagtcgagcgacaactgaactgtgttcatcgagatacgcgcctttacaggcagaaaaatgcctcaaacgttgtcgttcatcgccacaatgttgcaaagaatacagcggcatcgataccacgccgaaaagagcgcagcggcatcggtaccacaccgaaaagagcgcagtggcttcagcagtcaccgcggcaatgtgctttgatcggcaagcacagatacacacatcatgagcggcgaacgtatttcaaataagagcaaatgccccaaaaaaatatttattatttatagctaataccgaaaataccggtattttagcttagcaaataccggtttcacgaaattgcaaaatagcacgaaataccggtattcggtataccggtataccggcattgcaatccctagccgtaggctatggattgacgattcgcattaatttaacgggattaaattcctgttgcagtaaaaatcttccaaaaggagttcgcgttggaacaaaatggcgcgtgttctatttaaaatcgatggataaaaaatgtaataacgactgcctgagaacctcgctggttctaaattttaataaattttatcttattatttgcctactaggaatatcgccattttcgttatcccgaggtaacaactttctcttccacaaccagctatgtaaccacactgtcaagcaatcgcagttaaattatatccccgcgaaccctcgggaaatggaaaactttcgacatcgaagacgcgagaagttcgcacaggacacgtgctccggacacgagagatcctaagagcgtgattgcggctcgttcagctggaaaagatcctaaccaccttcttatgctccctaacacggctatctaaagtcacgcataaacgcctccaagatcaaggcggatttattcgtccgtttgtcaaccgcttacccgacttttcctttgacgcgtgttgcataatgtcccgtgaaaattgagttgttgcgacgagtgccatttcgctttgttctatgcagtttttccgttcttaacgcaacgacctcgttctcgaacccttcaacgaaatagctgatgccctttgtcccggaaatgtaccttcgatttcctctgtgcgcggagaccgtcgccagtataatggctcaaagataaattgtaacagattcgCCAATTgggtcttaccatctcgtaattgaaatagtggaatgacatttctccctttccttgtgttttattcgaattactctttctctttctctctttctccctctctccttcgttaagggaattcaagtacctctgcttgctcgccaaactacattgcatttaagagccaagactccgcagattcgcgataaggtacagtgaccacattaccgacaaaaataggcgaaaaatggttttacgtgcctcaacttttcgtccttatatgagaatatttttcgctgggaaagcgcttctttgaaagaggaagattcagtctagcgcgcgctgatcatgagctgacgagattatgcagatatttggtaatattaatataagcattagtagtaggccaaaaagtcgagagtagcgcgcgctagataaTATCAcctgctacaaattgagctatattttgtcctgattctctgcgaaataaagcgaaaaacttgaagcacgtttccgccgtcagaattcatgatatcgataatacagagcaaaaaatgtgacaagtttagtcacagatttaagacccgtcggatcaataccaagacggatctgaagtcagtgactgaaggctgtgaacagaaattgtacagcagttaccgatctgatgactctgaaaaagtcacgtgactaccctcggctcttaattacaatttaattcgcggtaattcgtaacccagttgtgaactgtactgaatccatcattttgtcgaagctgaagttagtctagtcaactttaccagtctggaattgcagattgatgcgaaaggagctctgcaaatttgtttataacatcccaaaaagagagattcgtatatattcaagttttccataagagcagttgaccctgcaatattttctgccattaccatcttaaaaaacctcaaaaagcgttccagtttggttcgaccagtgacccgcaaaatggtggttctcaagattaatcttgatcgcgcatcgcggtcaaattaacgacaaggatcgatcagtttcgggcttcgttgcaaggatgcgcgacaggtattgtgcttgatgcatcggctacctcgtactgggggtcgttaatggattttaattaatgcgtcTTCCTCAGCCAggtgctggtccccattagcacgtttaattacaaaatgttctccggacgctgctcaagcgtcatcagcgcaattaacagaacggtcgaacggaaggaaaaagcccgactgcgacaaataattcagccctcctgatgcgcccgagcactataaatattcgccgaactacgcgcttcgggaagaagacgcgggaaatacggcaatttccgtcgacgtattttcagcgaacaaagaccacctaacctaacctaaagtccacctaactgcaccggaccaatacaccgattcgttcccatcaaaaagaggagaaacgaagaagaaaattatcgaattattattatcagtgctgttgcagatacgtaggtgcacgcattcacaatttgaaccacgcgtgaagggctcgaaagtcgttcagtgtaaatccaattttcttattttaatttttataattctgggattgttaatattacatatattcttcggaacgtttatgcacacatcttttgacatcgtcgatttagaaaaattaaaggaactgttgctcagtgatttttatgcaaaataaaaattttcaagccttaGAAGCTgcattgacatttatttcttttctcagtgttcgagcaatcagctgttcggtgccgctgtgcgtccgcacgcacacacagcaaattagcgactgtcGAACTTTGCTTGTACTGAGGActctcggccgtcgtcgcggttcgtctccctctcaccacgcacacttcgggtggcaagggtagttcggggtgcgtggcgaggggagagagccgcgtcaatatacacagcaatccgtcgagccctcgctctcttttccgagaatcgcagtggtaacaatgtaggatctcgggaaaaatgagggcaccgccgccgggaatcgaacccgggacctcactggtggtagccgatcgactaacgcgctcacccacggaaccctcccgttcttcccgatctcctacatacttttgatctgggggtcctgatcccacaaaaataataaatcagttagttctcccacaaatcacattttatttctcaaatcattcggatcgtaagttaaaggttcctcgttacggaacccaacgaagatccaaaacactccgtaacaatgagtgtttcggcgtcgaccgacggtcggagcagcctgctgccgggaccactcagatttgagcgcgcaaatgaatccacaggatgggtcaatgagaggttgagacagagagagagagagagagagagcgaggattaaagaTGTAACTGCACTTTTATTAGAGTACTCgcacttacaatgcgccgtgagaggcgcgagccggcggacgagcggagatcttgagcgagccaacttctgccgtcggatcgcgaagcggtgatcttgaacgacacgaaacacgtgccgtcgcgaggcggaaatcttcgacgcggacgacggaaatcttggcgcgaagcagaaggctcgtaacgcggcgcgaaagagcgcgagaaaaatacgaacgagtattttgagagcgcgagagatcagcgaacgggcgcgagaactaaTACCGGACGATTAGAATATACCGTGACAactgacgaaagttacaagagcgatgcgagaggcgaacctgaagagagcgagaaggcacgcgcaggtgccttaaataacaaggaccatcgaatgtggagtaccgtgattggtgctcccgaatcggataatccttgtttgtctcgatttgaaggattcaagcgttgaaatccggtcaatgagagcgacacgcgttcttgccgcgtgttgatatacgagacaaaaaccgtatgaaacagcggtcgcccgccaagacaatagccgccgaattccaacgcttgaatcctgaacaatgagaagctgaaaataatgttcaaaaagttatctattcgatcgattcattttcgttataaatgcgtaaaatcccataatgcaaacgcgttgacgttggtgtggtgtcgtccatgcgcggtgcttttaattgagcctgaattcgattactcggctgtggcgtttacaaccgatatttatgtaattagaaccgcggcttaattctgacacggtcttattgcggaaagagccctcagtaaatatcgatttgccaataataacttcaacagtgttcgttcgttggtcgggtcaccctaaccccttcgtggaatcgaacgatcgcagtaaagcgaccgacaacaatcgaaaagaattccgacgcgagttggttgcgacaaacgggaagacatagcggtcggagccgtagctggtaggccgacttgtgcctcggaaagttcgcaatcatgttcgtttaagatggctttcgttacaaatcgccgactcgaatgcccggcggcaacgcgctccgaagaaatacgaaactccgaagaaatagaggaactaccgacgacagtttaccgtgtacgtagctaaccggaacggtgctcaccccattataactgaaaataacagcggtcttgagcccttttcctcactctaccgagttaccccctcctcgccgggtcgtcgacacccctcaatgccacccttcggctgacattgagggccagagtaccttctttgggttcagcttcacccatgatgtgcaaaattaaaaaatgtgacaacaaattttctccgcggttgacataaatttctcaaaaaaattgtttacatcagctaagaaactaatttaaagtctcgaaaaaattgaagcccaatgagtgttatcgtcttttcgaaagtgtccgattactgccgtttcctgcccaattcgaacaacctagtgtccgtaaatataaaataacacagttttcgtaagctaatgattttaccattggttatcactcattcccaaattttgggatcactgtaccaaagcccttgggaaacagaaattctcgaatcaagacacttccatttttccaccgtctgccataagctaatgatttttcttttcactgttattcgtcccgaaactttgagctcactataccgatccttaggcagacctggaaaaattttagttaaaagaagaaatagctattcgaaataatttatttcccacctttatttccatattgctgtttgcaaataaaaatagtattgattcatttgatacattagcaatttcaagtattatattatttcaatatttatatttctttatttcaaatatgtcaaaagagggtcggtataaagtatactcaaacgcgacaatctgggcaccagatataattttgaaaaataacttcacaattatctcaaacaattataaaataaactaattatgttattgaacacgtatgggaaatgtgtatcGGAGGGGATGATGGAAGAGGATGGCATGGGATGGCGTGGGCAGTGCTCGGGTCGAGGGGGAAGCtgaggaatggttgaggaaggtggacgaatggtgggagaatatgagttGGCGAGGGGATCGATGATGTTCgggaagggggcggaggtgtgggtgagtgtgtgagagagagagaaaagacaggtatgctgtgtattattattttttctgtgataagcttttgatatttaattgttgttttttgttgcataatgtaacttattgtaggttaagttattgtatttctggcgttggttattttatttttatattgttacttttatcctattttatggaaagtcgacaagatatttctctctctctctctctctctctctctctctctctctctctcgcttgtgtataaagctgtgtgcggttttgcgtggtaaggtaattggtaagttaggctaaggttaggataagagcggggaaaggaaggagatgcaatgggaattgtaaccctgaggggaacaataaatgatatataactaattatgttattggaaataatgtttcaaatgtttctgatataattttggaaaatgatttcacaattatctgaaataattataaaataaactaatattttatttgaaataatgtttcaaatgatgtcacttctaaagcaatcaccacactccgggttttattcgtttatggaaaaaatgagtaggtaaagtttaaattatggttattagcgcgTGTTATAAGTGAACAACAAGTCCGTAcaatgtagcgaagacggaataacaaatgGATCTAGGccgcgcggctgccgtagcttctgattatcagttgtaaaagatggagacaggccctcgaggtgtttgtcttttgctgcaaactacttacaacttgtccttgatgtaatatttacaaacagtcttgtattctgtgcagcaattctaacgatttttagttgaccatcggcaatgtaggttgcacttgagttgattcgatgacagagcacctgcgtttcagtcactcaacggttaacaaagttgcagccagtcatcagcactgacctattcaccgcgggtgtgtgtatgcaaagtgttggttctctattactgttgccatcaatctcactaaaatagttctctttaacttaagggtatatgcaaccttgtagacctcataaaatcgagtgaatctaacatttttctctcgcgtacaaagatactgtaaacaaaagacattcttttagagaatattaagcaacattttagctttattctcatatttttgtttttacgtaaaattgcaaaatggaggagttatataacatgtagctgtctaaggatgaatataattgcttcaattaaaaactgtgttccccgtaaaatataatatagctaccaggccgttgcaaaaccgctgtaatttatctcggggaatttttattttgcaattcctacgcagtgggcattccattacactgtgcaccgaaatagattgaacggttagacGGAAAAAAAATCCACCACCGCCAGAGGCATTCCAATGTcctgtaatgaaaaaatctgcggcaagtttgattgaataataactatcggaatttctttcggggcatagtccgggctccgatatcgggaaaacatcccacgattaggaataatcttttcggctatcaaaagttttcgagtatttccgatatcatcgcgaaccgaattacgctttgataaattataattaaattactcttttagacgctctttcaattactaaagagtcagttcgtcataccgaaccgtaagatttttctggatgaattagtttactacgcgaagggaaaaagaaatttcgaaagaattgcggggaaaatactaaaagttcttttgtacgagagaaaacacacagaaaatgtaaattacttgcatagcaaaattttaaaaattccgttccgaccaattgcaatttttttataaaagattcttttatttcagaaaattcattcttctaacatttcgaagagaacaaagtcgtttcgtacaatttcatacataatAGAGACATCTGCGAAATGCTGGTTTTACACGAACTAAGCTCAGATCATAATCCTGTGATAATGGAACTGGGAGTACAAATAGTAAATGATCTAGGGAAAAAGGGACTCAactataaaaaatcaaattggaaatgaaagatcaattacttttagtttatttattacatctgtaaattgtacttactccataatcaaattcctccggattgcttagaatttcttcaaccaatgttacctcttctaacgattttagcgggaattttaaattcgggaatttgttcagaaacgacacgctgcgtgatcctcctgcgttattgatTTGTGTTATCTCCTTCAGCGCACGCACCTCtgctaatacttttgtgagcagaACTCTCGTCAAATGGTTCTGCAGTATTAGCGTTTTTAACATCCCATCTCTTTTTTGGCACCCCTTGCAGcaattattttccgtttgctctcctattaattgtttgttagatattatattttttaaagtgaacttatttatctctaaaatatttttcttaacttaccaatactacactgcttatcgGAATGTATTTCATCCTCTTGTccctctccctgcgattcctcgccaacagagtgcgaacaagcggctgaaaataaaatatattttgattaaaaagatatactaattacagaaccagaatgTTTATAGAGTGCTTCCttttgaatttacatacctatgttcctctgttttttcaaatctggagcagggtagaaaactgctgcctcgtcagaggaggtactgtcttctaatgtaaacgctggccTCTTTCTCCTCTCCAATGGTGACTTtgcctccgattgcagatcgctcgtctcctctgcggcctttgccttgtttctggccttcgtgtagtcatctagaagcattaaacgaaagcgttacaagcgttattatttcaattgtacatttagagtgtataataattgtaacttaccgaaagtgctgtttctaaaaatcttgaccttgtacttggtccataaattgttactggcctccatttttttgattgcggtcatcaaacgaccccattgcagtggtggccagtaacaattttcgccctctaaccactttgttggcactgcctccacgctgccatcttcgatgaactgaaccaccgtccacgttgcagtttccattgtttgcttgcctagaattgaaaaatacagtcaaaatttctgtggcatggtttataagaaaacatactaatttaaacattaattaaagagatatatacgaaaattaagagaagttatatcaatgtaacaaatatagcgaaagagcataagcaaaagcacgaacgataacaaatagtagcaataaaaatacttacttgtccgaatattacaagaatgacgatgtggaattatgttgttctcacttcacacacttgctcctgctcccagatcgattcactcgcaaaattacttaaagtgccgaatacgtctccggatggttccacgataagtaatgagaagtcactcgcgctcctagaagacaccctcgcccatccccactccgcggccagatcccttaagaacaaggtatcgttcacagtaaagacccctaactttctaaacatgtgtcaacgaaagctcctCATCGGGagtgagtacaacctcaagttgccagccatcgcacagtggcgaattcggccgagttcgtggccaaaattcgtatcttcaaatctatgatgaattattgaaataaatgacgacgatacgactcccctaaagacgtctttttcaagacgtggttttaacgtctgaaatagataccgaaataaaactaacatctaaaatatagctatgttagtactttttaatttgtactatgtatgtacagtatctctttttttacacggaagagcatgcgtttatgttttaaaaattaacaccaacactaaaaaatattgttcacagaaagttctagcccccggtaacatgacgggttttatatctgactaatccggtactggcagacagagggtaactttttcccgtcaatttgtgctgcctcaccttatctggcgatactgacaagggatcatattcagatgcgaaaatcccattttgatgagacttatgggagcttatagttctttgaaagaaatttgacacgtgcttttttatcagcaaccatacactcgggcgttaaaaccatattttttgggatatctcggaaaccagacgtcgaaaaaatttgaatttttttttaaattgtgtgtttttcaatgggaaatgtagtcgcgcaagaaaattttaacaaaagctttttgtttaaacaatatattaaaaatttgattttttttcagtttcccttatttattgttagttcattttaatgtaaacttgggtgtgtaatctttgatccaaaataggggggacatgtttcaggattttttttgccatttaacaataattatgcataatggaagatattcttgcgcctggcgtgcgtaggaaggaattctggctggttttatcgaaatataagcatttagtataaacctgaaaagtattttaaacaataccactgggttatgtgtcgtttattattttattagtagcgaaagaaggtggcgcaggtagcagcgtgacgcggtgctaattataattacggcgagccgcaaaaaaaatcaaatttttaatatattgtttaaacaacaaacttttattaaaattttcttgcgcgactacatttcccattgaaaaacacacaatttaaaacaaaattcaaattttttcgacctctggtttccgagatatctccaaaaatatggttttgaccgccaactttgagggctgttttcaccccttcaaagtggatggttgccgataaaaaaaaaagtgtgaaatatttttcaaagaactataagctcccacaagtttcatcaaaatcggattttcgcatctgattatgttcccttgtgagtatgaaagggacgaggagttctagcaataaatgacggtcgacgaagcgaggttctactgtaattatttctctttctatcgatattttaccgaccgtatatgacaccacattttaaaaaaggacatcttaaacaatatcatatgatgaagtctattgccaatacaaccgctggtaaccaatgcgttaactatttctcgtcgtagccagaagagaacaaaaacacgaggggtcaaccgtatggcgatcagacgtattaaaaacgccgtaagcaattctccccctaaattctcttcccttggcgcggttctcatctctgacgttcgcagggctgggaagaaaggatgtcacgtgcatacagtttcgctgtcaaagggacgatacgtagtatcggttagcgggtagcgatattgttaccaccgggatgcttctgttctcactgaagaaaagggtggtatttgctgagagcacgtgggtggtacacaccgcgacatacattctgtgtaagactctagcaaaccgcgcgtgcctgtgttgcacgaaaaaatttgccctttccggaggcgatgctttatttccag
This region of Halictus rubicundus isolate RS-2024b unplaced genomic scaffold, iyHalRubi1_principal scaffold0027, whole genome shotgun sequence genomic DNA includes:
- the LOC143363205 gene encoding uncharacterized protein LOC143363205 encodes the protein MDAEVISQYLSVKFRRSPTTIAIFSMSSVFILASHSSSLCPIKTEYRIGIFQADSVHEARLYRHVADVECGKETFSVSSDDYTKARNKAKAAEETSDLQSEAKSPLERRKRPAFTLEDSTSSDEAAVFYPAPDLKKQRNIAACSHSVGEESQGEGQEDEIHSDKQCSIGKLRKIF